A window from Peromyscus eremicus chromosome 1, PerEre_H2_v1, whole genome shotgun sequence encodes these proteins:
- the Stx1b gene encoding syntaxin-1B codes for MKDRTQELRSAKDSDDEEEVVHVDRDHFMDEFFEQVEEIRGCIEKLSEDVEQVKKQHSAILAAPNPDEKTKQELEDLTADIKKTANKVRSKLKAIEQSIEQEEGLNRSSADLRIRKTQHSTLSRKFVEVMTEYNATQSKYRDRCKDRIQRQLEITGRTTTNEELEDMLESGKLAIFTDDIKMDSQMTKQALNEIETRHNEIIKLETSIRELHDMFVDMAMLVESQGEMIDRIEYNVEHSVDYVERAVSDTKKAVKYQSKARRKKIMIIICCVVLGVVLASSIGGTLGL; via the exons GCAAAAGACAGTGATGATGAAGAGGAGGTGGTCCATGTGGATCGAGACCACTTTATGGACGAGTTCTTTGAACAG GTGGAAGAGATCCGAGGCTGCATCGAGAAACTGTCTGAGGACGTGGAACAAGTGAAGAAACAGCACAGTGCCATCCTGGCCGCCCCCAACCCGGATGAGA AGACTAAACAGGAGCTGGAGGACCTCACGGCAGACATCAAAAAGACGGCGAACAAGGTCCGGTCCAAGTTGAAAG CGATCGAGCAGAGCATTGAGCAGGAAGAGGGGCTGAATCGTTCCTCCGCAGACTTGCGCATCCGCAAGACCCAG CACTCCACACTCTCGCGGAAGTTCGTGGAGGTAATGACCGAGTATAATGCAACCCAGTCCAAGTACCGGGACCGCTGCAAGGACCGCATCCAGCGGCAGCTGGAGATCA CTGGCAGGACTACCACCAACGAAGAGCTGGAAGACATGTTGGAAAGCGGGAAGCTGGCCATCTTCACTGACGAT ATCAAGATGGACTCACAGATGACAAAGCAGGCACTAAATGAGATTGAGACAAGGCACAACGAGATCATCAAACTGGAGACCAGCATCCGAGAGCTGCACGACATGTTTGTGGACATGGCCATGCTGGTGGAGAGCCAG GGCGAGATGATTGACCGCATCGAATACAATGTGGAACATTCCGTGGACTATGTGGAACGAGCTGTGTCCGACACCAAGAAAGCTGTGAAATATCAGAGCAAGGCGAGGAGG AAGAAAATCATGATCATCATttgctgtgtggtgctgggggtggtCTTGGCGTCATCCATTGGGGGAACACTGGGCTTGTAG
- the Hsd3b7 gene encoding 3 beta-hydroxysteroid dehydrogenase type 7 isoform X1, which yields MAGSAQVPTLVYLVTGGCGFLGEHIVRMLLEREPRLRELRVFDLHLSSWLEELKTGPVQVTAIQGDVTQAHEVAAAVAGSHVVIHTAGLVDVFGKASPKTIHKVNVLGTQNVIEACMRTGTQFLVYTSSMEVVGPNVKGHPFYRGDEDTPYEAVHRHPYPCSKALAEQLVLEANGRKVNGGLPLVTCALRPTGIYGEGHQIMRDFYHQGVRFGGRLFRAIPASVEHGRVYVGNVAWMHVLVARELEQRAALMGGQVYFCYDKSPYKSYEDFNMEFLGPCGLRLIGTHPLLPYWLLVLLATLNALLQWLLRPLVLYTPLLNPYTLAMANTTFTVSTNKAQRHFGYKPLFSWEESKARTIHWVQALEASAR from the exons ATGGCAGGATCTGCACAGGTGCCAACTCTGGTGTACCTGGTCACAGGTGGCTGTGGCTTCCTGGGGGAGCACATTGTTCGGATGCTGCTGGAGCGGGAGCCCAGGCTCCGGGAGCTGCGTGTCTTTGACCTGCACCTGAGTTCCTGGCTGGAGGAGCTGAAAACAG GGCCTGTGCAGGTGACCGCCATCCAGGGGGATGTGACTCAGGCCCACGAGGTGGCAGCTGCCGTGGCTGGATCTCATGTGGTCATCCACACAGCTGGGCTGGTGGATGTGTTTGGGAAGGCCAGTCCAAAGACCATCCACAAAGTGAATGTGCTGG GCACACAGAATGTGATTGAGGCCTGTATGCGGACTGGAACTCAGTTCCTGGTCTACACAAGCAGCATGGAAGTTGTGGGGCCTAATGTCAAGGGCCACCCCTTCTACAG gGGCGATGAAGACACCCCGTATGAGGCAGTCCACAGGCACCCCTACCCTTGTAGCAAAGCCCTCGCTGAGCAACTGGTCCTGGAGGCCAATGGAAGGAAG GTCAATGGAGGGCTACCCCTGGTGACATGTGCCCTTCGACCCACGGGCATCTATGGTGAAGGTCATCAGATCATGAGAGACTTCTACCACCAGGGCGTGCGCTTTGGGGGTCGGCTGTTTCGGGCCATCCCGGCTTCTGTGGAACACGGTCGGGTCTATGTTG GCAACGTGGCTTGGATGCACGTGCTGGTGGCCCGAGAACTGGAGCAGCGGGCGGCGCTCATGGGTGGCCAGGTCTACTTCTGCTATGATAAGTCACCGTATAAGAGCTATGAGGACTTCAACATGGAGTTTCTGGGTCCCTGTGGACTTCGGCTGATAGGCACCCACCCACTTCTGCCCTACTGGCTGCTGGTGCTCCTGGCCACCCTCAACGCCCTCCTGCAGTGGCTCCTCCGCCCACTGGTGCTGTACACACCCCTGCTGAACCCCTATACTCTGGCCATGGCCAACACCACCTTCACTGTCAGCACCAACAAGGCGCAGCGCCATTTCGGCTACAAGCCCCTCTTCTCATGGGAAGAGAGCAAGGCCCGCACCATTCACTGGGTGCAGGCCTTGGAGGCTTCGGCCAGGTGA
- the Hsd3b7 gene encoding 3 beta-hydroxysteroid dehydrogenase type 7 isoform X2, producing the protein MLLEREPRLRELRVFDLHLSSWLEELKTGPVQVTAIQGDVTQAHEVAAAVAGSHVVIHTAGLVDVFGKASPKTIHKVNVLGTQNVIEACMRTGTQFLVYTSSMEVVGPNVKGHPFYRGDEDTPYEAVHRHPYPCSKALAEQLVLEANGRKVNGGLPLVTCALRPTGIYGEGHQIMRDFYHQGVRFGGRLFRAIPASVEHGRVYVGNVAWMHVLVARELEQRAALMGGQVYFCYDKSPYKSYEDFNMEFLGPCGLRLIGTHPLLPYWLLVLLATLNALLQWLLRPLVLYTPLLNPYTLAMANTTFTVSTNKAQRHFGYKPLFSWEESKARTIHWVQALEASAR; encoded by the exons ATGCTGCTGGAGCGGGAGCCCAGGCTCCGGGAGCTGCGTGTCTTTGACCTGCACCTGAGTTCCTGGCTGGAGGAGCTGAAAACAG GGCCTGTGCAGGTGACCGCCATCCAGGGGGATGTGACTCAGGCCCACGAGGTGGCAGCTGCCGTGGCTGGATCTCATGTGGTCATCCACACAGCTGGGCTGGTGGATGTGTTTGGGAAGGCCAGTCCAAAGACCATCCACAAAGTGAATGTGCTGG GCACACAGAATGTGATTGAGGCCTGTATGCGGACTGGAACTCAGTTCCTGGTCTACACAAGCAGCATGGAAGTTGTGGGGCCTAATGTCAAGGGCCACCCCTTCTACAG gGGCGATGAAGACACCCCGTATGAGGCAGTCCACAGGCACCCCTACCCTTGTAGCAAAGCCCTCGCTGAGCAACTGGTCCTGGAGGCCAATGGAAGGAAG GTCAATGGAGGGCTACCCCTGGTGACATGTGCCCTTCGACCCACGGGCATCTATGGTGAAGGTCATCAGATCATGAGAGACTTCTACCACCAGGGCGTGCGCTTTGGGGGTCGGCTGTTTCGGGCCATCCCGGCTTCTGTGGAACACGGTCGGGTCTATGTTG GCAACGTGGCTTGGATGCACGTGCTGGTGGCCCGAGAACTGGAGCAGCGGGCGGCGCTCATGGGTGGCCAGGTCTACTTCTGCTATGATAAGTCACCGTATAAGAGCTATGAGGACTTCAACATGGAGTTTCTGGGTCCCTGTGGACTTCGGCTGATAGGCACCCACCCACTTCTGCCCTACTGGCTGCTGGTGCTCCTGGCCACCCTCAACGCCCTCCTGCAGTGGCTCCTCCGCCCACTGGTGCTGTACACACCCCTGCTGAACCCCTATACTCTGGCCATGGCCAACACCACCTTCACTGTCAGCACCAACAAGGCGCAGCGCCATTTCGGCTACAAGCCCCTCTTCTCATGGGAAGAGAGCAAGGCCCGCACCATTCACTGGGTGCAGGCCTTGGAGGCTTCGGCCAGGTGA